Proteins encoded in a region of the bacterium genome:
- a CDS encoding heavy-metal-associated domain-containing protein, protein MKTALFRIDGMSCHHCVMAIERELQRLPVESVQVEIGRAEIRYDEKKISESQLRDTICSAGYSVQ, encoded by the coding sequence TTGAAAACCGCGTTATTTCGTATTGACGGCATGTCGTGCCATCACTGCGTCATGGCCATTGAGCGGGAATTGCAGCGTTTGCCCGTGGAATCTGTCCAGGTGGAAATCGGCCGTGCCGAGATCCGCTATGATGAAAAAAAGATCAGCGAATCCCAACTGCGCGATACCATCTGCAGCGCCGGCTATAGTGTGCAATGA